One Eubacteriales bacterium mix99 genomic window carries:
- a CDS encoding type II toxin-antitoxin system RelB/DinJ family antitoxin has protein sequence MANTTNFSVRMDSNIKKQCEALYGELGMNLTTAINVFLRQSLRSGGFPFDVTLNTPNAVTLAAMQEAERLAKDPNAKRYSDVEEALRELKK, from the coding sequence ATGGCCAATACAACGAATTTCAGCGTCCGCATGGACAGCAATATTAAAAAACAGTGCGAGGCGCTTTACGGCGAACTCGGTATGAACCTCACGACGGCTATCAACGTATTTTTGCGGCAGTCGCTTCGGTCTGGCGGTTTTCCGTTCGACGTGACGCTTAATACGCCGAACGCCGTTACCCTCGCCGCCATGCAAGAAGCGGAACGTCTTGCAAAAGACCCCAACGCGAAACGCTACAGCGATGTGGAGGAAGCGTTGAGGGAACTGAAAAAATGA
- a CDS encoding HAMP domain-containing sensor histidine kinase — MGVKKKAVSLKIIFLQYLLLVVFTLASVTIVVYGLLFAGYQTGFYISANATELAVKQAENRIASVQPFDGSVIPSHTTYVLLSTDGTVVQSNMGASEQQKAVSYAKGSYTPYSAADCYVTVKRSDGSCVVHYTIRERYAIEWMNRYFPSISIFSIVLFLIGCLIGCFAVTYRFAQRLKKQLWPMMDAAQKIAEQDLDFTVRPSGIKEFNHVLNAITDMKEALKCSLTQQWKLEQARREQTSALAHDIKTPLTIIHGNAELLNRSGLTVKQTKYTDYILKNTDRMEAYLRTLIELTHAESGNSASIQNVPTENFIRELTDQMNGLATTKELTVSFHVAKLPQIVQIDPDLLNRAIMNIVSNAVEYSPKYGSLDIYIDCLEHHLRFCIVGSGKGFSPEDLKNAKIQFYQGDKSRNSSEHYGIGLYVTERIVELHHGILSLDNSVEIGGGKVTIEIPVQN, encoded by the coding sequence ATGGGCGTAAAAAAGAAAGCAGTATCCCTTAAAATCATTTTTTTACAGTATCTCCTTCTGGTAGTATTCACGTTAGCGTCGGTAACGATTGTGGTTTACGGATTGCTTTTCGCCGGTTATCAGACAGGATTCTATATCTCGGCAAATGCAACGGAGCTTGCCGTCAAACAGGCGGAAAACCGCATCGCATCCGTTCAACCGTTTGACGGAAGTGTGATTCCGTCTCATACCACTTACGTCCTGCTTTCAACAGACGGAACCGTAGTTCAAAGCAATATGGGCGCATCGGAACAACAAAAGGCTGTTTCGTATGCAAAGGGCAGCTACACGCCATATTCCGCTGCCGATTGTTATGTAACCGTTAAGCGGAGCGACGGTTCCTGTGTCGTGCATTATACGATCCGGGAACGGTATGCGATAGAATGGATGAACCGATACTTTCCAAGCATTAGTATATTCAGCATTGTTCTTTTTTTAATCGGCTGTCTGATCGGATGCTTTGCAGTGACCTACCGCTTTGCACAGCGTCTGAAAAAGCAATTGTGGCCCATGATGGATGCCGCCCAAAAAATTGCGGAACAGGATCTGGATTTTACTGTGCGTCCATCCGGCATAAAAGAATTCAATCACGTTTTAAACGCCATTACCGACATGAAGGAAGCGCTGAAGTGCTCCTTGACCCAGCAATGGAAACTGGAACAGGCACGCCGCGAGCAAACTTCCGCCCTCGCACATGATATTAAGACCCCGCTCACGATCATTCATGGGAACGCGGAACTGTTGAACCGGTCCGGCTTGACTGTTAAGCAGACCAAATATACAGACTATATTTTAAAGAACACCGACCGGATGGAAGCATATTTACGGACACTGATCGAATTAACCCACGCGGAATCCGGCAATTCAGCCAGCATACAAAATGTCCCGACAGAGAATTTCATTCGGGAGTTGACCGATCAGATGAACGGCTTGGCTACCACAAAAGAACTGACTGTTTCTTTTCATGTCGCCAAACTGCCGCAGATTGTTCAGATTGATCCGGATTTATTGAATCGAGCTATTATGAATATTGTCTCTAACGCGGTGGAATACAGCCCGAAATACGGCTCCCTTGACATCTACATTGACTGCTTGGAACACCATCTGCGTTTTTGCATCGTGGGTAGCGGGAAGGGATTCTCGCCGGAAGATCTGAAAAACGCAAAAATTCAGTTTTACCAAGGGGACAAAAGCCGTAACTCATCGGAGCATTATGGAATCGGATTGTACGTCACAGAGCGCATTGTTGAATTGCATCATGGAATTTTGAGTTTAGACAATTCTGTGGAGATCGGTGGAGGAAAGGTGACAATTGAAATTCCTGTACAGAATTAA
- a CDS encoding lantibiotic protection ABC transporter ATP-binding protein, whose protein sequence is MADYILETQNLCKKFGRHQAVKNIFLSVQENSVYGLLGPNGAGKSTTLKVITGMIHKTSGEILFEGHPWSRNDLNNIGALIESPPLYENLTARENLKVRTLLLGLPDSRIDEVLQTVDLTNTGKKRSGQFSMGMKQRLGIAIALLNHPKLLILDEPTNGLDPIGIQDLRKLIRAFPEQGITVILSSHILSEVELIADHIGIIAGGALGYQAKINPGEDLESLFMEVVEKNRKGDG, encoded by the coding sequence ATGGCTGATTATATTTTGGAAACCCAAAATCTCTGTAAAAAATTTGGACGGCACCAGGCAGTAAAGAACATTTTCCTCTCCGTGCAGGAAAATTCAGTTTACGGCTTACTCGGACCAAACGGAGCCGGTAAGTCCACCACTCTGAAGGTGATTACCGGGATGATCCATAAAACGTCAGGGGAGATCCTGTTTGAAGGGCATCCGTGGAGCCGGAACGATTTGAATAATATCGGTGCCCTCATCGAATCGCCGCCGTTGTATGAAAATTTAACGGCTCGGGAAAATCTGAAAGTACGCACTCTCCTTTTGGGTTTGCCTGATTCCCGAATTGACGAGGTCTTGCAGACAGTGGATTTGACAAATACCGGGAAGAAGCGTTCCGGTCAGTTTTCCATGGGAATGAAACAAAGACTCGGCATTGCGATTGCTCTGCTCAATCATCCCAAACTTCTAATTCTGGATGAGCCGACGAACGGCCTTGACCCAATCGGCATTCAGGATTTGCGAAAGCTGATCCGTGCTTTCCCGGAGCAGGGTATTACGGTGATTTTGTCCAGCCACATTCTGTCGGAGGTAGAGCTGATTGCCGACCACATCGGCATCATAGCGGGCGGCGCTCTCGGATACCAGGCAAAAATCAATCCCGGCGAGGATTTGGAATCGCTCTTTATGGAAGTCGTCGAGAAAAACCGGAAGGGAGACGGCTGA
- a CDS encoding response regulator transcription factor — protein MAHILAIDDEPDILALIRNALMESGHKVDTADRADSINVDKLIDYDLILLDIMMPGMDGMAFCKQIRNTVDCPILFLTAKTQETDIVEGLGNGADDYITKPFGIEELQARVNAHLRREQREKHAVLNTSGIRFDLSAKEVSIKEKSIPLTKSEYEICEFLAKNRGQVFSKEQIYDSVYGYSGESDSSTISEHVKNIRSKFLVYEASPILTVWGIGYKWA, from the coding sequence ATGGCACATATTCTGGCGATTGATGATGAGCCGGATATTCTGGCATTGATTCGGAATGCTTTAATGGAAAGCGGCCACAAGGTTGACACCGCTGACCGCGCAGACTCGATCAATGTGGACAAGCTAATTGATTATGACTTAATTCTTTTAGATATTATGATGCCGGGAATGGACGGCATGGCGTTTTGCAAACAAATCCGAAACACTGTGGACTGTCCGATTTTGTTTTTAACGGCCAAGACGCAGGAAACGGATATTGTTGAGGGCCTCGGCAACGGAGCGGATGATTACATTACCAAGCCGTTCGGCATTGAAGAATTACAGGCGCGGGTCAATGCGCATCTCAGACGGGAACAACGGGAGAAGCATGCGGTCCTTAATACATCCGGGATTCGGTTCGACCTTTCCGCAAAAGAGGTCAGTATTAAGGAAAAATCGATACCTTTAACGAAATCCGAATATGAGATCTGTGAATTTCTGGCAAAAAATCGGGGGCAGGTGTTCTCGAAAGAACAAATCTATGACTCCGTCTACGGCTACTCCGGCGAAAGCGATTCTTCGACGATCTCAGAGCATGTTAAGAATATCCGGTCAAAATTTTTGGTATATGAGGCGTCCCCCATTTTGACCGTCTGGGGGATTGGATACAAATGGGCGTAA
- a CDS encoding 4Fe-4S binding protein produces the protein MKQRKITAFRITCLLIAAAVLAFLGSRYRIIILLLSIFSALVFGRLWCGYVCPLGFYQELLSMLRKKLHIPTFHVSLKVKSYLRPLKWIILVYFLASVLFFGLRPVMYIRPDLSFSSADMSIYKIIIVGIVTGICFLKERAFCKYCPLGTLRGFVNKISFGKIKKDGTACTHCRACLECCPMDIRSIYEERNKSDITHSDCIYCMKCIEACPEQDVLSFTLFGKKVLSSKRNSKQVK, from the coding sequence TTGAAGCAGCGTAAAATTACAGCTTTTCGTATCACATGTCTTCTGATTGCCGCTGCCGTGCTCGCTTTCCTTGGAAGCAGATACCGGATTATTATTTTATTGCTCAGCATCTTCAGTGCTCTAGTTTTTGGGCGTCTCTGGTGCGGCTATGTTTGTCCGCTGGGATTTTATCAGGAACTACTTTCAATGCTTCGGAAAAAACTGCATATTCCGACGTTCCACGTGTCATTAAAGGTGAAATCCTATTTGCGTCCGCTGAAATGGATCATACTTGTATATTTTCTGGCCAGCGTTTTGTTTTTTGGGCTGCGCCCAGTTATGTATATACGGCCCGACCTTTCCTTCAGCAGCGCAGATATGAGTATCTATAAAATCATTATTGTCGGTATTGTAACGGGAATTTGTTTTCTGAAAGAAAGGGCGTTCTGTAAATACTGCCCGCTAGGGACACTCCGGGGCTTTGTCAATAAAATCAGCTTCGGAAAAATTAAAAAGGACGGCACCGCGTGTACACACTGCCGCGCTTGTCTTGAATGTTGTCCAATGGATATCCGCTCCATTTATGAAGAACGCAACAAATCCGATATCACTCACTCGGATTGTATCTACTGTATGAAATGCATTGAGGCATGCCCGGAGCAGGATGTGCTTTCCTTTACCCTGTTTGGGAAAAAGGTATTGTCCTCCAAACGTAATAGTAAGCAGGTGAAATAA
- a CDS encoding lantibiotic immunity ABC transporter MutG family permease subunit — protein sequence MGAFVRGVRADFYKSRHTFLPWIHLFLPLGFALLAILYCSITTLKSETVLSAYLELIGGVFPIVVGLLCSKAADLEAEAGHFQVMMSGTVSRSTAYLSKLFTLLLFGACSVALAIGLFGGFFQKAPSQFYVWAALLLICSSVFLYLLHLFVSFQFGGGTSIGMGILEILLALLALTGLGDGIWYYLPCTWGARLGSDLTSMWAHPNNMSFYMEIRTWILIAVPITILALILSLIWFKRWEGRKNYE from the coding sequence ATGGGGGCTTTTGTGCGTGGCGTGCGCGCCGATTTTTATAAATCCCGCCATACGTTTCTGCCGTGGATTCATCTGTTTTTGCCGCTTGGCTTTGCCCTTTTGGCCATTCTCTATTGTTCCATAACTACGCTAAAGTCCGAAACGGTTCTCAGCGCCTACCTTGAACTGATCGGTGGCGTGTTTCCCATTGTGGTTGGGCTTTTATGCAGTAAAGCTGCTGACTTGGAGGCAGAGGCCGGACATTTTCAAGTCATGATGAGCGGCACGGTATCGCGAAGTACCGCTTATCTAAGCAAGTTATTTACACTTCTGCTTTTCGGTGCGTGTTCCGTTGCGCTGGCCATCGGCCTGTTCGGAGGATTTTTTCAAAAAGCTCCGTCCCAATTCTATGTATGGGCTGCTTTACTGCTGATCTGCTCAAGCGTATTCCTTTATCTCCTTCATCTGTTTGTCAGCTTCCAATTTGGAGGCGGAACGTCGATCGGGATGGGAATTTTAGAAATTCTGCTTGCCCTGCTTGCCTTAACAGGGCTTGGGGATGGAATTTGGTATTACCTTCCCTGCACATGGGGAGCACGGCTGGGAAGTGATTTGACTTCCATGTGGGCACACCCAAACAACATGAGCTTTTATATGGAAATCCGGACTTGGATTCTGATTGCCGTACCTATTACGATTTTGGCGTTGATTTTAAGTCTGATCTGGTTCAAACGGTGGGAAGGCCGTAAAAACTATGAATAA
- a CDS encoding 2-hydroxyacyl-CoA dehydratase family protein, giving the protein MEERTLERYKRNISRVSAGSLKQLTSIGDVPKGLEYFTNVLKRTFVDFEKDDNEYIGSYCVMVPDEMIYAFGYRPLRLCAGHSVAAMIGDEIVPRDACPVLKATAGFHAMRVMPIYQQCRLAVLPMTCDGKRKSAALLSQYLPVIPLPIEMDKSEERFAQNLQNMHALMKSISKETGRRFSNRKLIESCKSINAAQQEAYKLYGLLSSDNPPVTGSQVMAVLNSYCYDTPESWAQHAKILNAGLSQKAAAMQPLKRKKPRIFIAGSPITFPNYKLPFLMEGLGAQIVGDETCMAGRLLYDPVVPDEYSTDGILRALTARYVCACTCPVFEQTDDRLSSLTEKLRQTKVEGVIYHILRGCTPYDFELSMVEQLADKLDIPVLRVETDFSAEDAEQVKIRLEAFVELIEQRR; this is encoded by the coding sequence ATGGAAGAGCGTACATTAGAACGTTATAAGCGAAATATTTCGCGTGTTTCGGCTGGTTCACTGAAACAGTTGACATCCATAGGAGATGTTCCCAAGGGGCTTGAATATTTTACGAATGTTCTTAAAAGAACATTCGTCGATTTTGAAAAGGATGACAACGAGTACATAGGTAGCTACTGCGTGATGGTGCCGGATGAAATGATATACGCATTCGGCTACAGGCCGCTGCGCTTATGCGCTGGGCACAGCGTTGCGGCGATGATCGGGGATGAGATCGTCCCGCGTGATGCCTGCCCAGTCCTGAAGGCAACTGCCGGTTTTCACGCAATGCGCGTCATGCCGATCTATCAGCAGTGCAGGCTGGCAGTGCTGCCGATGACCTGCGATGGCAAGCGAAAAAGCGCTGCGCTTTTGTCGCAGTACCTTCCGGTTATTCCCTTGCCGATTGAAATGGATAAGTCGGAGGAACGCTTTGCGCAGAACCTGCAAAACATGCATGCTCTCATGAAAAGTATTTCCAAAGAAACGGGCCGCAGGTTCTCCAACCGGAAACTGATTGAATCCTGCAAAAGCATTAATGCGGCACAGCAGGAAGCATATAAACTATACGGCTTGCTCTCATCCGACAATCCGCCTGTCACGGGTTCACAGGTTATGGCTGTGCTGAACAGCTATTGCTATGATACGCCGGAAAGCTGGGCGCAGCACGCGAAAATACTAAATGCCGGACTTTCCCAAAAAGCAGCTGCCATGCAGCCTTTGAAAAGGAAAAAGCCGCGTATCTTTATCGCAGGCTCTCCCATTACATTTCCAAACTATAAACTGCCGTTTTTGATGGAAGGTCTGGGGGCACAGATTGTCGGAGACGAGACGTGTATGGCGGGGAGGCTTTTATATGACCCCGTTGTTCCTGATGAGTACAGTACAGACGGCATCTTACGTGCGCTTACGGCGCGATATGTCTGCGCATGTACGTGTCCGGTATTCGAGCAGACGGACGATCGCCTCAGCAGTCTCACAGAAAAACTGCGTCAGACGAAAGTGGAGGGCGTTATTTATCATATCCTGCGCGGCTGCACGCCTTACGACTTCGAATTGTCCATGGTGGAACAGCTGGCAGATAAGCTTGATATTCCGGTTCTGCGTGTGGAAACAGATTTCTCCGCCGAGGATGCAGAACAGGTAAAAATCCGTCTGGAAGCGTTTGTTGAATTGATAGAACAAAGGAGATAA
- a CDS encoding helix-turn-helix domain-containing protein codes for MHYDMKRMGTIIQGARISRGMTQTALADKIEVSLRTIIAIETGKRNPTFEVLYKIIQELSIPADLIFRPEDVTGTPEQEQFIREFRDANEQEQQIAIASARGIWKELRHENKG; via the coding sequence ATGCACTATGACATGAAGCGAATGGGTACTATCATTCAAGGAGCCCGTATATCGCGCGGAATGACACAAACAGCGCTTGCTGACAAAATAGAAGTTTCTTTAAGAACCATCATTGCCATTGAAACTGGAAAACGAAATCCAACATTTGAGGTCCTTTATAAAATCATTCAAGAATTAAGTATTCCAGCTGATCTTATTTTTCGTCCCGAGGATGTAACTGGTACGCCAGAGCAGGAACAATTTATTCGGGAGTTCCGGGATGCTAACGAGCAAGAACAGCAAATTGCTATTGCATCAGCAAGAGGTATTTGGAAAGAACTCCGCCATGAAAACAAGGGATAG
- a CDS encoding recombinase family protein, which produces MKKLYKVGIYCRLSVDDASNSAKAKSYIPADESASIENQREILSKFVMLNGWTEVKTYADDGYSGGNFQRPGFLEMLEDARKGVINLILVKDLSRLGRDFVEVGRYTDVVFPSLGCRFVSVLDCLDTEGDNTDMLHFRSLMNDYHLKDLSNKIKSVRYAKMKSGQFLSAYAPYGYRKSEDDKHKLVIDEYAAAVVRRAFSMRRDGAAYGKIAAAFNQDGILSPRGYWHSLYGTGECRYSQIWTCTAVKNLLNSEVYLGNLLMNYTGSRSYKDGTMIYKPESEWIRCEATHEAIVTPEEWEAVQKINQAAKRRVENNRKPTRSLFSGKLVCADCKGPLGASTETHRRKNGSVKRYVSYCCERYIQSGRSICSWHRIYEITLAQIVMAEIKADAEAVTLDEAGVLEKLKSWMAQYDEQRMANTRQDIGKLRRRLQELESMTAKLYEDKVSGAVSESTFSVLIAKNEQERLIKAERLDTFLSAVKKSDQDAADIQHWAATIRKYLNLQELDRETIDELIDHIEIGERTVVDGKRRQDVKVFYRFVGQVNRELDMQ; this is translated from the coding sequence ATGAAAAAGCTGTATAAGGTCGGCATCTACTGCCGCCTGAGCGTGGATGACGCTTCCAACTCCGCGAAAGCGAAAAGCTACATCCCCGCCGACGAATCCGCCAGTATTGAAAATCAGCGGGAAATCCTCTCCAAATTTGTGATGCTGAACGGATGGACGGAGGTGAAAACTTACGCCGACGACGGTTACAGCGGCGGCAATTTTCAGCGTCCCGGTTTTCTGGAGATGCTGGAGGACGCCCGGAAAGGCGTTATCAATCTGATCCTCGTCAAAGACCTGTCCCGGCTGGGACGCGACTTTGTAGAGGTGGGCCGGTACACGGATGTTGTATTCCCATCCCTTGGGTGCCGCTTCGTTTCCGTGCTGGACTGTCTGGACACCGAGGGCGACAACACCGACATGCTCCACTTCCGCAGCCTCATGAACGACTACCATTTGAAGGATTTAAGCAACAAAATCAAGTCCGTGCGGTACGCCAAAATGAAAAGCGGGCAGTTTCTTTCCGCTTACGCCCCTTACGGCTACCGCAAAAGCGAGGATGATAAGCACAAGCTGGTGATCGACGAATACGCCGCCGCTGTGGTGCGCAGGGCCTTTTCCATGCGGCGGGACGGCGCGGCCTATGGCAAGATTGCCGCCGCTTTCAATCAGGACGGCATCCTTTCCCCGCGTGGGTATTGGCACAGCCTGTACGGAACCGGCGAATGCCGGTATTCTCAAATTTGGACCTGCACAGCCGTAAAAAACCTTCTAAACAGCGAGGTCTACCTTGGAAATCTGCTGATGAACTATACCGGCTCCCGTTCCTATAAGGACGGTACGATGATTTACAAGCCGGAATCCGAGTGGATACGGTGCGAGGCAACCCACGAGGCAATCGTCACCCCGGAAGAATGGGAGGCCGTGCAAAAGATCAATCAGGCTGCGAAGCGCCGCGTTGAGAATAACCGAAAGCCGACCCGCAGCCTTTTCTCCGGCAAGCTGGTCTGCGCAGACTGCAAAGGTCCCCTTGGCGCAAGTACAGAAACACACCGCCGTAAAAACGGCAGCGTAAAACGCTATGTTTCCTACTGCTGTGAGAGATATATCCAGTCGGGCCGGAGTATTTGTTCCTGGCACCGTATCTATGAAATAACGCTGGCGCAGATCGTTATGGCTGAAATCAAAGCGGACGCCGAGGCCGTCACTCTGGATGAGGCCGGTGTGTTGGAGAAACTCAAAAGCTGGATGGCACAGTATGACGAACAGCGCATGGCGAATACCCGTCAGGACATCGGCAAACTGCGCCGCCGCTTGCAGGAATTGGAGAGCATGACCGCAAAGCTCTATGAGGACAAGGTGAGCGGGGCGGTCAGCGAAAGCACCTTCTCGGTGCTGATAGCAAAAAACGAACAGGAGCGCCTTATCAAAGCGGAACGCCTCGACACGTTCCTGTCCGCAGTTAAAAAATCCGATCAGGATGCCGCCGACATTCAGCATTGGGCGGCGACGATTCGCAAATATCTGAACTTACAGGAACTCGACCGGGAGACCATCGACGAGCTGATAGACCACATTGAAATTGGCGAACGCACCGTTGTTGACGGAAAGCGCAGGCAGGATGTAAAGGTGTTCTATCGTTTTGTCGGACAGGTCAACCGGGAACTTGATATGCAATGA
- a CDS encoding lantibiotic immunity ABC transporter MutE/EpiE family permease subunit, with product MWNYIQAESLKCRRTFAKALIILAPALVLFHAVLTSIWFITNGYNWWYVMILPGFLSLVPALMNQYEDKRLRYRAVFSLPVSLKKTWLAKIALIGIYLVSASIFHFAVLALGKATIYAKYAVSYSYGQMLAASLVLIVTSLWQIPFCLFLAKKFGTMVTILVNVLGGIALNVLAATEDFWWLCPYSWGSRLMCPVIHVMPNGLLAEQGNTLLNTSVIPVGIILSITLFVVLSIVTANWFQKQEVR from the coding sequence ATGTGGAACTATATTCAGGCGGAGAGCCTCAAATGCCGACGGACTTTCGCCAAGGCCCTGATTATTCTGGCCCCTGCGCTTGTTTTGTTTCACGCGGTGCTTACCAGCATTTGGTTCATAACCAACGGCTACAACTGGTGGTATGTGATGATCCTGCCGGGGTTCCTTTCACTTGTGCCCGCACTAATGAACCAGTATGAGGATAAAAGGCTTCGTTACCGGGCCGTATTTTCCCTGCCGGTTTCCTTAAAGAAAACGTGGCTTGCCAAAATTGCACTGATCGGAATTTATCTTGTATCGGCCAGCATTTTCCATTTTGCTGTGCTGGCTTTGGGCAAAGCTACGATTTACGCAAAATATGCGGTTTCTTATTCTTATGGGCAGATGCTTGCCGCATCCCTGGTCTTAATCGTTACCTCCCTATGGCAGATTCCGTTTTGTCTGTTTCTCGCTAAAAAGTTCGGAACGATGGTTACAATCCTTGTGAATGTCCTCGGAGGGATTGCCCTGAATGTGCTGGCGGCGACTGAAGACTTCTGGTGGCTGTGCCCTTACAGTTGGGGGTCGCGCCTGATGTGCCCGGTGATTCATGTGATGCCGAACGGCCTTCTGGCCGAACAAGGAAACACTTTACTGAATACAAGCGTCATTCCGGTCGGTATCATTCTTTCTATTACGCTGTTTGTCGTGCTGTCAATTGTGACGGCAAATTGGTTTCAAAAACAGGAGGTTCGATAA
- a CDS encoding sigma-70 family RNA polymerase sigma factor has translation MVKINLRDYYPDFYTTDCIIEVPDEVAALMDSYEHAEAAYYLRRYRHKAYYSLDRGDGIERDILFVSLSPCEIYERKVTAEQLHAAIAALPDKQAKRIYAHYFLGMSKSAIAKAEGVNKSQISRSINKALKNMEAVLKNFI, from the coding sequence ATGGTCAAGATCAATCTGCGGGACTATTATCCCGATTTTTATACCACCGACTGCATCATTGAGGTACCGGACGAGGTTGCGGCACTCATGGATTCCTATGAACACGCCGAAGCCGCCTACTATCTGCGGAGATACCGTCATAAGGCGTATTACTCTCTGGATCGCGGCGACGGCATCGAGCGTGACATCCTGTTCGTGTCCCTGTCCCCCTGCGAAATCTATGAGCGCAAAGTGACGGCTGAGCAGCTTCACGCTGCCATCGCCGCCTTGCCGGATAAGCAGGCCAAGCGCATCTATGCTCATTACTTCTTGGGAATGAGCAAAAGTGCCATTGCTAAGGCAGAAGGGGTAAATAAAAGTCAAATCTCACGTTCTATCAATAAGGCGCTGAAAAATATGGAGGCAGTCCTCAAAAATTTCATTTAA
- a CDS encoding acyl-CoA dehydratase activase has product MGNYYVGLDAGSTYLKAALIKDNCVLGAELLPTGIDCEETAAKLLEKIYASQSITRNDIAVITATGYSRRSIGLADATISEITAHACGVQLTAPENVHPRLIIDIGGQDSKIISLGPDGHIVNFTMNDKCAAGTGKFLEVVADLLETTIDQIASLAKESTDPCQINSTCAVFAQTEVISLLAQKKSRSDILAGMHIAMANRIAKMARKYKSDGDVMMTGGGANNDALRSALEDELMCDIYKANYPQFNGAIGAALIGMHNTEKMQVQIS; this is encoded by the coding sequence ATGGGAAACTATTATGTGGGACTGGATGCCGGTTCGACATACCTGAAGGCGGCATTGATAAAGGATAACTGTGTTTTAGGCGCTGAACTTCTTCCAACAGGCATCGACTGTGAGGAAACTGCGGCCAAATTGCTGGAAAAGATCTATGCGAGCCAAAGTATCACACGCAATGATATCGCCGTAATCACCGCAACCGGATACAGCAGGCGCAGTATCGGCCTCGCAGATGCCACAATTTCAGAAATCACCGCTCATGCCTGCGGTGTACAATTGACAGCCCCTGAAAACGTGCATCCGCGCTTGATCATTGATATCGGAGGCCAAGACAGCAAGATCATCAGCCTTGGCCCCGATGGACATATCGTGAATTTTACAATGAATGATAAATGCGCCGCTGGAACAGGAAAGTTCTTGGAGGTCGTGGCTGATCTTCTGGAAACTACCATTGATCAGATTGCTTCGCTTGCGAAAGAGAGTACAGATCCCTGTCAAATCAACAGCACCTGCGCCGTTTTTGCCCAGACGGAAGTGATCTCTCTTCTTGCTCAAAAGAAAAGCCGAAGTGATATCCTTGCAGGTATGCATATAGCCATGGCAAACCGTATCGCCAAAATGGCGCGTAAATATAAGTCGGATGGCGATGTGATGATGACCGGAGGCGGCGCTAACAATGATGCTCTTCGATCTGCGTTGGAAGATGAACTGATGTGCGATATTTACAAGGCAAATTATCCGCAGTTCAACGGCGCAATCGGAGCTGCTTTAATTGGCATGCATAATACTGAAAAAATGCAGGTCCAAATTTCTTAA
- a CDS encoding cysteine-rich KTR domain-containing protein, which produces MTTEIKWVLCPVCNNKTRLKIREDTILKNFPLFCPKCKHETLINVRHLKISVIKEPAAETQSR; this is translated from the coding sequence ATTACGACGGAAATCAAATGGGTATTATGCCCTGTTTGCAATAACAAGACACGTCTAAAAATCCGTGAGGATACAATCCTTAAAAACTTTCCGCTATTTTGTCCCAAGTGCAAACATGAGACACTAATAAATGTACGACATCTGAAAATATCAGTTATCAAAGAGCCAGCCGCTGAGACGCAGAGCCGATAA